AAGCCAGAGAATCCAGGATTCTTTCCTAAAGTGAATCATAGACACCAGGACCCCTCATTTCAGAGTCCTGCTCTAGGCCCTGGAGGAAGGAATGTGACAAGCACAAAAAAGCAAGGGGACTATGAACAGGACCTTCAGAGCCTTTTGTTCAAGCGCGCGTCAACCCTGCTGAGAATTCTTTGTGAAGTCCAGGTATGCAAACAGACGGGGTCCCCTGGGTCTTCTCTTCATTTCAGAAGCCTCCTGTTGACCAGTTCTAGCTGAATGAATTTGTTATGCTTTTTTCCCCATCACCCTGTCACCCATGACTCTTTTGGATGACCAGACGTAACAGCTTTCTGTCTGTCCACCTTCCtttacagaggaaggagagaaagcagaaatTGTTGAGGAAACACAGTTTCTGCCTGAGTCTGCACCAACTGCAGTACTTCTTTTCTGAGGAATGCTTACAGTCTGGTTTATAGCACAGTACAGATTTATTAAACGAAACGCGAAAAGGATGACTACCGACTTTGATAAGGATGGCTCCTTCTATTAACCACAGAGGGGCAAACTGTGAAGGATTTATTGTCTACAGAAGCTTCCAGACTCACGCCCAGTAACTATTTGTCTTAAAGCAGAAGACTGGCAGTGACGGTTGATGGACAAGCTGATGTCTCAGTGAGGAACACTGTTTCCAAACAGCGCTGAGCGGCATTCCACTGACAATGAAAACTATGAGTGAGCTGTCAATAGAAATGTCCACGCCTTTAATTTTGGGTTGTCAGGAAAGAAATTAGTACAGTTTCTTCCTTCAATATTTGGTAAAATCAGTGTGAGTCCGTTTATAGTTTGGAAAGCTTTCTAGTTTGGAAAGTTACTGATGACCAAATTTATGTCCTTGACTAGGCCTGGTTAGATAAGCCGTTTCTTCTGAAATGGTTTTTGGCAGATTGCTATCCAAGAAATTGTTCTAGTTAGTCTATATTATCAAATCTATGATAAAGTTGTTCGTGACAGTTCATTTAAACCCTGACATTCACAGAATCCGTGGGCTATATTCTCTTTTGCATTTCTGATTATACTGATATTTTCAGAGGACCAACTACAAACCAGCTGTTTGGTTGTCTCTATTGATTTCCTTTCTGTGTGTAAGATTTTTCTGGTCTGgttgttgctatttttcttttgcttccttggGATTTACCTGTTCTGTTCTTCCTGAAGTGGTTTGGACTACTCAGCTTGTGTGTATACTCAGTGCCGTCAGCTTTGCCCTGTGCACAGCCCACATCCCACAGGTTTTGATAAAGCGTgttttcactgttttgtttttatttttgttgttttgtttgtttgtttggttggttggtttttcaagacagggtttttctgtgtagctttggtgtctgttctggaactagctcttgtagatcaggcaggcctcgaatttacagagatccacctgcctctgcttccgagtcctgggattaaaggtgtgtgcgaaCACTGCCTGGTGAGGTTTCACTGTTATTTagtattttgttaaatatgtaacattcttttttttttgagttatgtCCCTTGATTCATTTTATCTACAAGTGTTGTTTATACTtcatttatttggaatttttcaAGTTTTTGAATATTGGCTAACCATTAATTCCATTCTGcctggcatttttctttcttttttaataaaatttatttaattaattagttttataTCCTGGCTgctgtctcccctccctcctcttttcccaattaaacccccccccccgccgccttatcacctccccttgtattcaggctgggcaaggtagGTAGCAGGCATTTTATGgcttcttttcatttaaattgtaCAGGCATATTTGATGACCTAGAATGTGATCTGTCTTGATAGAAGTTCCCAGTGAGCTTGAGAAGAAAGTGTAGTGACAGATTAATCCATAGACATGAGTATATCCAACAGATTTGTTTTTGTGCTGTGTCCTGACTTCCTGCCCAATGAACTTGTTCATTTCTGAAAGGTGTCAAGATGTTAACCATAAGAGTggatttctctgtttctccccaTACTTCTTTCAAGGTTGGTCTCACATATTTTGGTGTCTGTCATCAGGAGCATATATGCTAAGTATTGTTATTTCCTCCTGGAGAATTAGCccttttattttctgatccttgatagctttctttgttttgaagtctAGTGTGTCTGGGATGAATAGCTGTTTCTGCTTCTCGTCGTCGGTTTTAGCATGAGTTTGCATGTGGCTGAGGATAGCACTGAACACAGCCCATCCCAAAATCGTGAACTCACTTAAAGCATCTGGAGATTTTGGAGCTGGGAActtggctcagtggtaaaatacTTGCTCAGCATGTACAATGccctgagccacatcctcagcacTGAAGAAAACATAATTCTACACACATCAATTGTGCAATTCTCAAGCACAAAATTTGTGGATGGCAGTGCTCTACTGTGAAAAGGTTGTACCTGCCTGCAAGTCTAAGTCAAAAGTCTCATCTTAACGTCATCTAAATCAGTGCCAGTAGAAGTACAATTCAACATAAGTCAATGCCTTTCCCAATATGAACCTGGGAAATAAAACATGTTATATGCTTGCTGAATACAGAGAGTGGGTAGTCCTATTCTGAAagggacaaataggaaagaaaaaaaatggagtcttAAGAATGGCCAGAGCTGATAGGGCAAGCAACACAAGACATTAAAGGTCAACATAGTCGTTAGATTCCTGCTCTTTTCTTCAGGCCCATAGTCTGCATTCCAAACCCGCGGTTATCATAGGTTGGTGTCACTTCCCTATAGCTCTCAGGATTTTTGCAGTGATTTTGCATTTACTACTTTCTCCAAATAGGCAGGAGCCTCTATCATGGTTCTATGCATACTGTTGTTCTCCGTGCCTGGGCCCCTGTTTGTAGTTCTGCTAAAgtcccatttttaaaattccagtGACAGTAGTCATGTCTTATGATTTTTCTGGGTAAAGTCCATCTCATAGCTCTCTAACTCAAACTATAAGGCACCTGAAAGGAATATCTCTGCCAACCAGGACCAGAGAAGTGGCTCCATctctagttttaattttttttggtacTCTTTTTAGGATCAgcccccagctcccaaataaatacatggacaCCTATTCTTACTTGTGAATGTCttgccttagcttgacttgtttctagcaagcttttcttaactaattaTCTCGTCTACTTTTGCTTCTGGATGTTTGCCTTTCTCTATGCTGTatacttttcttcccttcttactctATGGCTGTTCATGTGGCTGCGTGGCTGACCCTtggtttcctctcttcctccttttctcactcctccctcttctagatttctcttcctatttattctctctgccccccaaccctgtctatttctctctcctgcctagcgattggccattcagctctttattagaccaatcaggtgttttagacaggcaaagtaacacagcttcacagagttaaacaaatgcagcataaaagaattcaacacatcttttttcttttttttaaattaatttatttattaaagatttctgcctcctctccgccaccacctcccatttccctccctctcccctgtcaaggtccccctccctcatctggcaatgggtttttgatcctactgcacgtactggctttgggggagcctaggcagtttggatgctcaccttactagacctggatggaggtgggtggtacTTGGAATtcaacacatctttaactaatattccacgACAGCCATTCTTTAACATTTCTCTGTCCCATGGAACTGCACTTTGGGCTGATGGGAAATGTAGTCATGATGGTTCCTGATTGCCATTGGTGTCatccttcctttgtctttaaaTTACCTCCTGGCTTCCATAGCGATTCTGAACCACACATCTCACTATCTGATAAGTTGTTTGGCTATGCTATTAGTGACCTCACCTGTCTTGAAATATCTGtagtcagaaaatattttcagcctGTAagcctgacatcctcttctgcttACTAATTCCCATCTTAAAGTCATTGCTTTcttctcagatttatttttaagtaatccAGGGAAGTTAGCTTCAGCCTTTTACTTAGAAATTTTCTTGGCTAAATATTCAATTTCATTTCTTGCACACTCTGTAGTCCACAATACACTAGGATACAAATAGCTCAGCCAAGCTCTCTGCTGCAATCTAACAAAGATGCCTTTCTCTTTACTTTCTAATAACATATTCCCATTCCTTCCAGAGTCCTCATCAGAAGCACCAGACCCTAGTTCTGGTCCAGTAATGATGGTGCAAGCCTGCAATCTTAGTGCTCAagtggctgaagcaggaggatcagaaatctGAGGCAAGGCTGGGTTTCTTACATAAGGGTCTGtcccaaaacaacagcaagatAAAACAGCCCCTATTCCCCCTACCATTCTGCAGTGTTGCTCTGCGAGTCTCCAAGAAGGCTGAAGGTTTCCTTGCAgctctctcatttctttctggaCCCTCATGAGAAAGCATTTTTAAACCCTATTCCCAGTGAAACAGGCTTTTTCTAACATGCACTTCCAGAATCATGCTCCAAAGTTGCTTGTAATTCTAGGTATTCATTATAGAAGGACTCTTTTCTGACAtaccagtttctctctctctctctctctctctctctctctctctctctctctctcccttccttccttcctttctctttcttccttccttcctttctttcttccttccttcctttctctttcttcctttctttctttctttctttctttctttctttctttctttctttctttctttcttcctatctacctattatctatctacctatctatctcctATATACCATCTGTCTGTTtaatcatctattatctatctatctatctatctatctatctatctatctatctatctatatcctatctaccatctgtctgtctatctatctatctgtctgtctatctatctatctatctatctatctatctatctatctatctatctcctatctaccatctgtctgtctatctatctattatctatctatctatctatctatctatctatctatccatgtaCCCATCACTGGGAACTAGGTTTTAATAGATGAATTTTGAGGAGGCAAAACATTCAATTTATAGCagttcttccctgcttcctcaaACATTTCCCTTGCTGGGAAGCTATGGCTTTGGGAGAGTCCCATGGTTCTTGTGTATCCTGCTCTGTTTTGCTTGCCCTTGGTCTTTGTTCTCTTCACTTCTTAGTTTTGGGGTTTTCTATTGATGTCTTCTAAAATTCAGAGAGTCTTACCCTGGCCATGTCTGGAGTGCTAATAAGCCCATCCAATGCATTCGGAATTTCTCTTGTAATTTTCATCTCTAGAATTCCTTATTGGTTCTTTTTCAGGATTTCTATTTCTGCTTGTGTCATTAATTTTCCTCGGGGTCAGACATGATCCAGTGTAGCTGAGAGCAGGCAGATGTACTTCAGCCTCCCGGTGTGAGATCTGGTTCCCGCTGCGCTTTCCACCATTACTTCTGCTTCCGCCTGGCTCGTATTTCTAGTTTGGAAGTAGTTTGCCCAGTAGCTTTACTTCTCTCCTGTACCCAAGAAGAGTTGTTTAGTTTTTAGTTTGTCAGCTCTTTACTGGTTAGAATGGAACAGTAATTTCTGAGTCCTTATATGTGAAATAGCAAAATAGAATTGTTTCATTTACCAATTTTTGAAATGCAAAAGATGATGATAGCACTAGGAATGTAGCTGACAGTGGAATGCTTGCCCagatgtgtgaggccctgggttccttcTCAAGCACcacaggggaggagagagggggcaaAACATTCACAAAACAGCATTATTTAACTTTCCTGACATATTCTCCAGCCCATGCTTTGTCCAAGTTCACCCATTCAAGAAGGAAACATTTCTAACTTTAAAATAACTGTCAAGAAGCTGCAGTAATTGATTATATCCACTATCCATTGTTGCTCCCATGGCTCCAGGGTCTCAGTTCATTTGCAATAACCTAGGTACTCATGACTTGCAAAGGCATAGAGACAATACCATATGAGTCAAAAACATCTTGACAATTGTTCTGACCCTGCTCCAGGAGTAGCTTTCCTGTAGGTCATTCTCTAGACCTGTCTCTCTAGATCACTGATCCTTGTCCTGTTCTGCTCCTGTGAAATGTGATGCAGTCATCTTGTGACTCCGATGCTGATGACTAAGAGGACGAAATCAGGATGAATAGAGTCTGCAGTTCTGAGGATGTGGATGGAGTCTGCGGTTCTGAGGATGTGGATGGAGTCTGTGGTTCTGAGGACGTGGATGGAGTCTGTGGTTCTGAGGACGTGGATGGAGCCTGTGGTTCTAAGGACGTGGATGGAGTCTGGGGTTCTGAGGACGTGGATGGAGTCTGTGGTTCTGAGGACGTGGATGGAGTCTGCGGTTCTGAGGACGTGGATGGAGTCTGGGGTTCTGAGGACGTGGATGGAGCCTGTGGTTCTGAGGACGTGGATGGAGCCTGTGGTTCTGAGGACGTGGATGGAGTCTGTGGTTCTGAGGACGTGGATGGAGTCTGTGGTTCTGAGGACACAGATGGAGTCTGTGGTTCTGAGGACGTGGATGGAGTCTGTGGTTCTGAGGACGTGGATGGAGTCTGTGGTTCTGAGGACGTGGATGGAGTCTGTGGTTCTGAGGACACAGATGGAGTCTGGGGTTCTGAGGACGTGGATGGAGTCTGGGGTTCTGAGGACACAGATGGAGTCTGTGGTTCTGAGGACACAGATGGAGTCTGTGGTTCTGAGGACACAGATGGAGTCTGGGGTTCTGAGGACGTGGATGGAGCCTGTGGTTCTGAGGACGTGGATGGCCTCTGGGGTTCTGAGGACGTGGATGGAGTCTGGGGTCCTGAGGACAGAGATGGAGTCTGGGGTCCTGAGTACATGGATGGCCTCTGGCGTTCTGACTTTGATGGAGTATGAGATCTGGAGAACACAGGGAACCATGTTCTCATTTTTCACCACATCATAGTCATTTATGAgactaaaataaatttttgtctTCCCAAAGTTCTTATTCATGATTCTCCATCATTTACTGATAAACTTAATTTTAGCTAATATAAACCTTGAATCATAAATTCTTTAGAAgctcagggctgaggagatggccaGTAGGTAAAGTGTCTGCCGTGCAAGCATGATGACCTAGTGGGAGCCCAGCACCCACTATTGCAACTGTGCATATGTCTGCTTTGGTGCTGTggtgcagagacaggcagatccctggaacaCATTGGCCAGCCAAACTAGTCAATCATTGAGCTGCAGGTTCAATGAGAGgccctgtttcagaaaataaggtgaagagtgTTAAAAGAAATgacctgatgttgacctctggtcttcacacacaggtgcatacacatgcatacgcatgtgcacacatatgtacatacatatacacacaccaaaaatgaTGTAAAAAATCTTAAGGAACTCtgtgtaaaatttttatttgctagGATAAGTAAATTTTGTCAAAGAAACAGTATGTGGTATCACTCCTTTGTATagataaaatgagataaatatactataaatataatataaaatattcagtattccttttttttgatttttgagatagggtttctccgtagcttttttttttttttttggttcctgtcctggaaccagctcttgtagtccaagctggcctcaaactcacagagatccgcctgcctctgcctcccgagtgctgggattaaaggcatgggcctcCAACCCACCGGCAATATTCAGTATTCTATAAATGACTGAATGCTGATTGATGAGGTGATAAGAAGAACACAGAGTTCATGGTGAGTTGgcatattttttcctttggtttttcaactCAGGGTGCCTCTGTGcaactctggctatcctggaactcactttgtagaccaaagcggcctcaaactcacagaaatccacctgcctctgcttcccaagtgctgggagtaaaggtatgtgccaccatgcctggctgacctgttttttttttaattaaatattttttagaagtTCAAACAGGAGTGTAGTGTGTCACTtctaccctttcctcttccccgtCTAATTTCTCCCGTGCTCCTGCTTCTACTCTTTCTCTCTGATTCAtatattatcacacacacacacacacacacacacacacacacacacacacacacacctcacacacacacacacacacctcacacacacacatcactgagTCTATTTAGtggagtgtgtacatgtgtgcatgcctgtatgtgtgcatgcatgtgagcatgtgtgtgctcatgcgtgcatgtgtgttt
The nucleotide sequence above comes from Microtus pennsylvanicus isolate mMicPen1 chromosome 7, mMicPen1.hap1, whole genome shotgun sequence. Encoded proteins:
- the LOC142853844 gene encoding uncharacterized protein LOC142853844; this translates as MRTWFPVFSRSHTPSKSERQRPSMYSGPQTPSLSSGPQTPSTSSEPQRPSTSSEPQAPSTSSEPQTPSVSSEPQTPSVSSEPQTPSVSSEPQTPSTSSEPQTPSVSSEPQTPSTSSEPQTPSTSSEPQTPSTSSEPQTPSVSSEPQTPSTSSEPQTPSTSSEPQAPSTSSEPQAPSTSSEPQTPSTSSEPQTPSTSSEPQTPSTSSEPQTPSTSLEPQAPSTSSEPQTPSTSSEPQTPSTSSEPQTPSTSSELQTLFILISSS